CTgcactcgacctatttttccattctaaaccatacttaaccaaaggtttGAAAAATgatcgaccagtctgaaccatactcgaccaaatAACCTCTAcgtttttttaactgttaaattaaatttctttttaactgacatatataacaacagccaataGAATAAATGAATTGCTTAACCTTATCTTAGAAATTAATCATTTATTATAATTTgggataaaaagaaaattatattatatataatttatatgaaaaagggataaaattaaaataaaagaaattgttcttctgattagtggtgaagtATAAAGTATTACCTCTGCTTGGGACAAACTCATTAATAAGAtaacacctggtcagaggtattaaattctaaataccatttattaaaaattgcaacatcctgtttaacttAAATAAGACTTTCAAATATACTtaataagtaatacacgagtttaagaaaatagggctttctttttacctatAAAACACACATATCCTGAGGTAATTAAACCATATTAAAGTGCTTTTTGTATGTCATGTCtatcatttgacaaaaaatacttcaatttaattgaaataattttttactgTAACTTTATGACTTTTAGATGTTGCAATACGTCCTGAATcttaaaaatatcaacaaattataCTGGAGTTTTCGTTTGTTGTCTTCTATCTACAtcgaattacaaaaaaaaaaggatatctAAAAAGACCACTACCGACGAAATTTCCGACTTCGGCACATACAATTAAAAATGagatataaaaacatttattcacAATCATTGCAAACCTTATAAGCATAATTCGGTTGTGCTTTCGTAGACATATGCGTATTGTACAGCGTGTTTCCAATCCTTaacttgtgttttttttctatgacatAATGACTCCTCGTGTAGATATTCCTACCAATGCGTGTTTCAATCCTgactgtgtttgtttaattaatttttcttttgttcttgttttttttaatgggGTGATATCAATGATATCTTTTCACGATAAATCTTATCGAAAAGTAATATTTCGTATAAGACGAATCTTCCCTTAAGTATTCGTAAAAAATTGACGCGTGTGTCCTTCATGTGCCTTCTTGTTTTATTCTTTTCAACACTTTCTAGTGTTTATTGAGAACCTAATGAATATAGTTCCATAAAAAGaatgttttaaacaaaaatctaccTACATGTGTTTCTAATTATATAACAGACGAAATATGCTGAACGAttggaaaaattaaaaacgaaaagcAATAGGGAAACATGTGCAAATAATATATGTTACTGATACAAATAACGAACAACAATTTAGGTTGACCGAATGACAAAATTCAGGCATATGTGATGAAAATTAGAACGTGACAGGTCACATGGGTGGGTTCATTACACTTATACATTTTAACTACTGTCATTATAATGCTCAACTCCAATTAAGAAAacagaaataagtaaataaatgcACCGTTCAATGTTCCTATACTGCATTAAAGAGGTTAATTAATATTAGACGAAATGCGTgtctctatcatatgtgtgtcttATTATGAATAGGCAGATGTTGTTTGGTGATTTCTAAAGAGGCAAGTACCTAACAAAGACCAAATATAGGACTATAAAAGCTATGGGACtgtgtacggccttcaacaatgaccaaaccAAAAACATAAAGTCAGGAAATGACAATAGGTGATAAATCAAAacgaaagagaaaaaaaacagcCAGGTTtgtggcaaaaaaaaaagaagcgaaAACCCTGACAGAGAGTAAAAAAGGACAACAACTGACAAAATTCCCGATTTCTGACGAGCacatgaaaatcaaatatgaaatctGTCATCAATATCATCTATTCACGATCATAGCGTACATAATAAGCGTACTTTGGATTGTGTTGTGCTAGTCCGTAATCTAGAACTCGTTTCTAATTCCGAACTCTGATTGTTTCCATTATATTCATAATATGTGAtggtacaatatatatatatatatatttaattatctatgaaattcaaaataactgcagtgtgtatatttacaatataaattttgaaacccaATGAAATagtttctagagaattattcgacaAGAATTCCAAAATTTAATCAATTTGGTGAAAAATGACgttgggcatggataacataaacaagctccgttggaagttggtcatcaAACAATTtggtttcaatttttaaaacagaataataaagtacttaAACCAAACATAACTGTTTTGTCTATGTTTTATAATGAAAAGAGGTTAATTTAGAAACttttagtattgtcgcctatggcaaaataaatagtaccgttttccctataattCTGCATCTTGTAGATATTCCTCTCAGTCTATTGTGCTTTCAGACTAAtgtttgttcaattattttttttgttttttttagaaaaaaagagtatatattatacattatatatGTTTACGATAAATTTTACCGAAACAAATTCCTTGCTGATTTAATTCTAGATCTTTTCAACGTTTTCCTAGTGTTTATTAGGAAACCTAGTGAATGTAATTCCATAACCAGAATGTTTAAGATAAAAAATCTACCtgcatgtttttatttaattctataACAGACGAAAGATGCTGGACAATTGAAGTTATGGGAGAAATCGTAAACGGCAATCAATAGGAAAACATGTGCACAAACTATACAAATTACCAGCAACAAATCAGATTTAATTTGGCAGGGTGAAGATATTCAGGCAGATGTGATGAATATTAGAACTTAACAGGTCACATGTGTGGGTTCATTACACTTATACATTTTAATCATTGTCCTTATAATGTCATCTTCAATTAAGAAATGAATAACTAAATGCACCGTTTAATTTTCTAACACTGTATTAAAGATGTAAATTAATATTAGACAAATGCGTGTCTCTATCATATGTATCTCTTTTTAAGCGGCAGATGTTGTTTGGTGATTTCCAAATAGACAAATATCAAACACAGAACAAATGATAGGACAATAAAAGTATGGGACTGTGCACAACCTTTAGCCACGAGCAAAACCAGTAACGCAAATTAAGCAATAAAAGAACCCGAAATGATAAGATGtgaataaatttaaatgaaaGACAACCACTTTTTATTCCAAATCGtatcattgtaaaaattgaaTACTACTTGAGACTTGAATTGAAAGTCTAGTAATCGGCAATCATCATTTGCTTCTGAACTTTGTGATCAACTACATACACTTTCCTTCAATCGATAAAAGCttcttataaaaataaagagattggggtatgtttgccaatgataCAATTACTTAAAATTACATGAATTTCAGGAAATATTTAGTTTTGCAAGGATAATACAAATGCTTGTTTTTCTCTGTTGACAACCTTTTTCAATAATCCCAAAAAGTAAACATGTAAAAGAGAGAGATAAGATATGCTATAATTACACATgcaaaagagagagagagagaaaagatatgttataattatacatgtaaaagggAGAGGAAAGATATTCTATAATTATACGtgcaaaaaaggaaaaaaaagatatgctataatgatacatgtaaaagAGAGAGAAAAGATATGCTATAATTATATATGCAAAAGAGAGAGAAAATATATGCTATAATTATAGATGCAAAAGAGAGAGAAAAGATATGTTATAACTATACATGTAAAAGAGAGAGAAAAGATATgctataattatacatgtaaaagagaGAAAAGATATGCTATATTTATAatgtaaaaaagagaaaaaagataTGCTATAATTATAATTCTAAAAGAGAGAGAAAAGGTATgctataattataaaaaataatatttaaaaagtaaaatcacaaaaatactgaactccgaggaaaattcataacggaaagtcatcaatcaaatggcaaaatcaaagaataaaacacatcaaacgaatggacaacaactgttatattcctgacttggcaccggcatttccttgtgtagaaaatggtggattggacctggttttatagcgctaaacctctaactcatatgacagtcgaatcaaattccattacatttacAACTTtgagtgaacaaaacagacataaaaggtaaaattgtcaaaataggggtactgCAGTCACCACTGTGTCACAATCGCAATCACAAGAAGACTGAATTCCACAATTAGAATCTCATCTAAGCCAGTTATTGAAGGGGTTCGAGGATGCGGACAACACCGTTGTAGTACAAATAGATGTTTCAACAGGGTATTTGATAACATTCAAATCGTGTGGGACATTTACAGCAAATGCCAGACGAATTATTAAACGCGTAACATAATTTTCGCAGCAGGTGCAGCGTGCAAGAAGAAGAACATTAGGCAACATAGAGGCGCTTTTAGAACGTTAAGGGAAAAAAGAAAGGAAGTAGTGGAACCTTCAGAACCAAAAAATAAACTCACtgacaaataatttatatttgaataGCAATGACAATTCGTTAATGTAAATCCTGTATAACAATGGactaaaataattataaagtagCTGgcttatgtacattttgtaactgCATCTATGGACTACATATCTCATTAAGATGAATATTtggtaatgtaaaaaaaataataacaatatgaAATACACCCGACACCTAAGTTTCGTATTGTAAACATAATATTATTTAGGTATGCATTTATGAAGAGGTATCTCGTGTGTAAATGGATCACATTCCTACGACAAAAATAATCCAGATGAAACAAAAGACTGCTTTTCGTCTTTTTTGAGGGACAAATAAACTCATGTTAAGTTTGTGAAATACATGCGGTATATCATAATTTTATTATGCAACTTTCTTTCAATATGAGTATAATACCAACAACATTGAATAAAATGCACTgtcaaacagatttcttatgTGTTTTTGTCTTGTATCTTATGTAAGTCAGAGATTATGATAAAAATGGAAAGAATTTAATGTAACcacaaaactaattttaaaagaaaatgtttatttgaatCCCTCTGCACATTAATATTCACATTCTTAGCCAAAAGCTTGGTTATTGGTTCTTGTTGTTTCTTGATTTTACGCATTCAGGAACTCTTTAGTAGTTTCTAGAATAGAGTCGTATATATGTTTCACTGTGCCCTTCGGTATCTGTGTTATTGATGCATACGAtactttacaaatatttgatagaATTCGAACAGTTTAATTAATTGCTCTGTTGAAGCAAAGAACTGAAAATAAATACAcagtgatttataaaaaaataaatgattgactgaTTAACAATTCAATTATCATAAACCTTCAATGACCCTTCAACGGCAAATGTAACATGCATATTATGGGTGTTCAAATAACAACACAAAGGAATCTGTTGTTCTTAAATCTATACCGATACACTGATACGTCTGCATTTTGCTAGTTTTTAAGGTAACAGCCCATAGGAAGATATATTTTTCTAATCtggaaattctattttttttaataccggTCAGTCTATTGGAAATTAGTTGTTGTCATCCTTGAATGTTGcctacagtaaaaaaaaagaagcaacaTACAGTTATAAAAGCAGTCTTTTGGCCTCCCCGTCAAACCTATTGCACTTCTCGGGcaaatgtgtacaacatttatAGGACAGGCGCGTCGGTTTCTATGAATCTTAACAAGCAAAAAATAAAACCTATATTATGCGAATTGAATTTCCTAGAATCATATTATACATCATATAGATGAGTTCGGTTTGATTATAATTACCAAATTGTcaataaataaacaacatgaGATAGTGTCATCGTGTAGTTATTAGACTACAGAAACTGGACCAGCCGTCGAGACATGTACGTCGCaagtttttttacaatttacCATTTGTGTAAAAGGAGTATGTATCGtactatacaaatatagccttagtatgaggtcgatacaaggatatattgacctgaaagaagtatattgactgaggacgaagtccgaggtcgatatacttctttgggtcgatatatcctgtattgacctcatacaaaggctatatttgttatattattaatttccgaccatgtatgtatcaaaatcgtcatttaggtttgttggaactttatagatattacattgtctccttgacaataacaatatattggttgttatttcatttactttttttttttgacatcttatgtattGGAAGggtttttttcgtcaaataatcgatcacagatatcatttgtttcaaaacgttaaacaatatcctgaaattcattacatgacgtcacaaagtatatcgggttttagatattctaaaaataaccgtgcaatatgctttttgccggtcaatatgctttttgttatccgccgttttctctctaccttcgaaaatatagtttaacatgtgactatcccttaacgaatcaaatttgttaaaatatacgaattaataatattaagatATACATCAACGAAACATCAACACAATAACACATATAAATCAGGGTaacataataattaaaaaaaggatGGAACAATATCATTATGTCACCCGACTTCAGACAAGGTGACATGAGAAATACATCTTTCTGTTCATGATATTTGAAATACGTTGTATGAAAATGGTATGCTCGACTCCATAGTAGCAAAACTGGCGTTAACAAAGGTGAATGATAATTTTACCAAAAATAAACATACACTCTGCGAGTTCGTCAATgacttctacatgttctatacaTGACTAATACTTaagaatttatatttttataagaattCTCAGCCGAACTCTCTTACTTTTGTTGGTGCTGACCATTTATAGTTCAGATGAGGAATTACGATTTAAGACACATTCACCTATTTccacatatttgttttcctttttgaaagtgataaaaatattttgtttacacttTCATACACAAAGCGAAGTAACTCTGTTTAGCTACACTTTAACTATGTACGGTAAATAAACTCACACTAATCACCAAGATTAATTATTTGTTCTGTAGACaagtgtttcgtctacaaaacactcagTGGCACTCAAAAGTTAAAAGTATGAAGTTGACGAGCATTTTCCGAAAACAAATTGTCAAATAAAGCTCAGATGATCTATTTTTGAATTTATAGCAAtttcattaaaagaaaaacaggaagacatttcataaaaataaaatttgtttacgTTTTTGTATTTCGTGGAAATGGTCTTAACGTAACAGGTGTCATTGATTTTGGTTCCTATTTCATTATAATGGCATTGCAGGACTCAAAATTCAATATAATACATGTTATTCAGTTAAAATTGCGCGTTGAATTAACTTAAGGTAAGTGGGTTATagatattaaaaacaaaagtaattcGTGTTTCTTAAAACTTTGAAACAATACAATCCAAATAGCAGaaataaacatcaaataaaacatatattgaacggagcaagaaaacatgtgtttttttcttGAGAATCATGGTTTGGTTTGTAAAGTTTACACTCGGCATACCTTcgcaaataaaaacaatttaggGTATCAAAATCTGCCGATGTATACCAAATTTATAGTTAATCGAGGTGAATATTTATTATTGAAGCTACTTCCACCTGATCATTTTGTTAAAAGAAAGTGTTTTCAGTAATTTTCTTGGTAGATGTTTAGGCTATTacaattattatttcattgaatAAGCTCTCGGGGAACACATGCAATGACTTGACCAACTGGGGTGAAAACATGGATTATTTAATCgtggttaatgttttttttttaaacttatttaatgaACATCTTAATTGTAGCTTTCATCAATTTCTTATTCTAGAACATTGAACATGTCTGCATTTACTGCGTTGTTATTCATAGCCTTAACGGTAGTCCAAGTGGGTTCTCTGCCATGTCTATCAGACAAATCTAAGAAGATATTTGAGAAAACTAAAAAGACATTGGATGGTCTGGAAAAAGAACTAGAGAGTAAGTACATTTCTGAAATTCcgtcaaattcataaatttaaaacCATGTCTGAAAGCAAACTTATTTACTCCCAATAGCAATTATATAATTGTAAATGCATGAATCGCGAATAATTCGTCTCTTTGGTTTGccttagaaaaaaacattttcaaattcttgtttaaatatggaatacatattttttgtctcaaatttaaatgtgaaaaaatttTTGGTCCTAGAAAAGTCCATATATTCCAtactaacaaactattttctgtttGCGTTTCGTGCTTTAAGTAATGAATTAGTAATCAATGTCAAATAACCAGTAAGTATTGCATCAAATCTATTGGCACTCTGTACATGTATCTAAGGAAATGTACCGTTTAAAATGTCACATAGTtaccaaaaataaaagaattttaataatttaatcaCTTTGTGATTGCAAAACCTGCTGCATTGACTGGTTATTCGATAACAtcaggaacgataactcgtgGCGTAAAGTCATTCGGTATCGTCTTACTTTATAAAGTCACTGATGATCGTATGTCTTGTCATATTGAGATCAGTAGTCTCCTGGTAACGTTTTCATTGTTGGAGGtcgtcagaataatgtgtcttgGTAGTTTGACATGTCTTTCTGTGGACTGTAACATTGTACACATTAAAATTCCGACTCAAAGAGAGGCAAAacataccagagggagagtcaaactcgtagatcgaaaataaacttacaacgcaaTTGCTAACAAcgaaaaagacaatcagacataTAAAAGTACACAATATACAACACAGAAAACTGAAGATATGAACAAAGTGGCGTTCTAGCACAAAGCAGGATTTGCCTTAATATTACGGACGTATAACAGTCATCTACTCATTTGATCTTGTATGTGTTTGGGGTAGGGTGGTTGTTGATTTCTTCCCTCTTTATTACTTTAATGACAAACATTTGGGTCAATAACaaacataaatgaaatataaatgtgATTAtctttcacatgtttttttttctttttttcagaacaaacaaattatgttttcaaattaattaggatttgtttttaagatttattatcaaacatttttttttctttcaaattcgTGCCCccaaagatgtttttttttttttttttttttttttttagaaatacaagaacttTAGTCAGTTGCATGTAGATCTTTCAAATGCAATGGGAGTAAATTTTTATCTTTATGTTATTTTTACTGTACATTTGTATTAACTGCTCAAAGCtgctttgtttttttaaaatgaaatttgttaAATCGAAAACGTGGTATTATATATGAGAGTTTCATACAAGGAAATCTGTACCTCAATCACTTATATTCCACTGTCCTATTTTATATTATAAGGCATAAATTAATTATAGAAATTAAATGATTTCGTCAATCACTGTTCCTGgtaatatattacatatatagtTATCTGCAATTAGATAACTTCAAGAATTACAATACAAGTATATAGTCAGATATGCAAAACAAATTGAAGTACAAGAACAAGAAAATAGTCAAATATATTGGTTTGTAAATTAACAGAGAAAGAATGGAAAACCTACAAAGATCATTGTTATTATCTTGGAGGAGATGTTGAAACTTGGTTCAACGCAGAGGTATGTTAATGGTTTTGCTCATGTGATACATGACAATTTAATATTCATTCATTATCATTATCCATTAAAGGTAGGCGAAATGTTAATGCAAGAGGAAGCTAATTTATCATATATTGCATGTGTGGCTTGATAAATGTTTCATGACAGAATTATACTAACAGACGAGAAAACCAGTTTAGTCTTTGGGTACACAAATGAAAGTAAACGTGCTGCAGCATGGTCTGTTCTGTGCACCTGGGAATGAGTTATAATTCAAGAAAATGTAATTCCTGCACGAAGGAAAGCTAGCTTGTGAGAATTCAACCAAACATGCTGATCTGAAATCTGCGTATTTGTAGTCTGTATACGTAGTTGAAACGATTCAAACATAATTCAATCGTACGTTCTGATATGTGATCGTGTAATGAACTTTCAATGGAGTATCTTAATATATACTTGTATTTTGGATCATTTTAAATCATTACTCTGTAAGCCACATATTCTATTTGAACATCTAcgtctttttttctaaatttacgTTTTACATTTGAATAGTTGTATCATGTTGTGTTTTATCTTCAAAGAAATCAGAGATGCTGTGTCAGCTTAGATTTTTTGCTTAGTAACAATCTTTGATTTATTGCAGAAAAAATGTCGTCAAATAGGTGGATATCTTGTCAAAATTGACGACTCACCAGAAAATAAATGGTTAAAAACACAGTTTAGTAAGGGTGAGTCttcatacataaaaaatagatagttttaatttatattgCAAGGTATATCAAGCAACATTATAtaagaagtaaaaaaataatgaaactaaCTTTTAAAGTAGAAAATATCAAGAAGCAATAAAAACATAAGTTATGCAAAAGCAGACAAATCAATGGCCATTATTCAAAAACGGGTCAGACAACACTTAGTTCACAGAATACTTGAGGTTGAGTAAGAGGAATAGGacttaaggaggctcgcaggtataagattttcagaaaagaattaaacagttattttttattacaaattttatttattacctttagtagttgttactttatcatatggtacaaaaatcattccaaaataatcaattcgtgttggccctaggtgacttttaaaatgtagatatcattgaaaagctccaaattatctccctttggtgcaaaaatgccatttttggcattaaaattgaaatgtattttttaactcatcggtgacctatattttttattgttgttttctaataagctgtacataactaaataattgtaaaatttaagcgatttctgtaatttagttctttttttatttcgatattaccgctacttatcctattagttcaacagaaaaaaaggacattaacaaaaatgtatgcttctttcgaaggtagattgtgagcgtaaatgaacggtgaccccatttttttatttcatttttctattaaatataaGATAACgttcatttattgaaaaatatagcgaaatcctatattaaataaaaaaatgatttagacccgcgagcacCCTTAAACCGTGTTGAAATCGAGTGCTCCGAAAAGGTAAGCAGCCTCTATTTCACTAGTACCATAAATCATAATGTTATCATGACTATGTTTAAACCAGTACTTGTGTAGTAGCATACATGCTACATAAGATTAGtatcatttttttgtgtgtggtTAGGTATAGAGTGACGTATTCTAAAGCATCCTTTTATCTAAAAACCGAACTCTTGGTTGtacaaaaacaccaaaaaaccAGGTTAATtgcatttttggttattattttattatttattttctgtttatacggtaaaacaaatttctcattgtaaatgtattttttttctcaaatattgcTTTATCTAACCTTCTAACGGTTTCTAATCACAATTTTTTCTGACTTTCTTTTCgcgtaaatatatagaaaattcaaattaatattGATATTGCGATAATTTGTTTTAGCGTAAGTAGTCAACTAGAGATTCATTGAAATTCACTTCGATTCAAACGCATTCAAATATAGTATTCAGGATAAATTATCTACTAAAGTCATaataaacctcaaattaaaaacaaattatgcatAAATGTTTATGACTAAATGGATAGCTTTCATTATACAACtcatgtacatatacttttttctgaggaaaattctttcatttgtccacatttagaagaagtttacttatttttgatTTCTTCTTTCCATGAAGCAATTCGCCgatatattttccgtatgcatagtgaccttagtgtgaccctcctcgtaaaaatccggtgatcgcaatacgcatggatctgtcattgaaataaacaattatctgattgtacatgttaaacacgtgctcaatacccatgctttttgttgattatttacaataaggtgacaatcggtaaacttcggtttcaaataaaggcaacagtagtataccgggttcaaaattgataaatcgatagagaaaaaaacaaatccgggttacaaactaaaactgagggaaacgtatcaaatataagagaactacgacacaacagagacacaacaccgaaacgtaacacacacagaaacgaactataatgtaacaatggccattttcctgacttggtacagggcattttatgaaaaaatggtgggttgaacctggttttgtggcatgccgaacctcccgctttaatggcagtgtgaattataacattaaaatgacaacattacacgacagggttacaatgaataaacaaattaatgggagaaaatataggacagagaaacaaacgaataatagccatacAAAGGTAACAGGTTAACAAATATTTGTATACACCAGACaagcgctacgtccacacaaaactatgctcagatgtaaaaagtttgaaagccattaCAACTACCAAGTTGAAGATCGCAGAGgaccaaaagtttaaaaaaggttgtgaggccagggttatccgcctgggacaaaaacatcattattatcaagaataatacatagtttcaaaacacggcattcaatgagtagccatatttgttaaatcataacagacagagataaaataattgacgattatacgatacaTTGGCGTAAAAAATGATACAATTGAGCATAGAgcactaagtttatgatatatacatgcattggttcaagaattggataaacattatttttcaccagtcactcgtttcgtATGACTTTAATATTAGGATTTGAACTTTTAAGGATCCCACTACTGGCTTGGTCTGACGGATCTTCACGAGGGAAACTTCAGGTGGTCTTATGATCAAGAAAAGGCTAAATTTACATCATGGAACAGCGGAGAACCAGGCAACTCTCGTGGTAATGAGGATTGTGCAGCGCATTCCGGTGGTCACTTAGATACCTGGTTTGACGCACCATGTTACAACACGTACAACTGGATATGTGAAAGAAACTTCTGTAAATGTTATTTAATTATAGTTTACCACACACATACATGTAGTACACTGTAAAGCACAGAGCAATAAAAGGGGGTTG
This genomic window from Mytilus galloprovincialis chromosome 9, xbMytGall1.hap1.1, whole genome shotgun sequence contains:
- the LOC143046723 gene encoding perlucin-like protein isoform X1, with the protein product MSAFTALLFIALTVVQVGSLPCLSDKSKKIFEKTKKTLDGLEKELEKKEWKTYKDHCYYLGGDVETWFNAEKKCRQIGGYLVKIDDSPENKWLKTQFSKGSHYWLGLTDLHEGNFRWSYDQEKAKFTSWNSGEPGNSRGNEDCAAHSGGHLDTWFDAPCYNTYNWICERNFCS
- the LOC143046723 gene encoding perlucin-like protein isoform X2 — its product is MAALTVLFLLTIMVVYVCCLPCLSDKSKKIFEKTKKTLDGLEKELEKKEWKTYKDHCYYLGGDVETWFNAEKKCRQIGGYLVKIDDSPENKWLKTQFSKGSHYWLGLTDLHEGNFRWSYDQEKAKFTSWNSGEPGNSRGNEDCAAHSGGHLDTWFDAPCYNTYNWICERNFCS